TATGATGAATCCATGGCATTTATTTTGCGCCAGAGTAAAAAAGTTCGGTAAAAATTTCGGTACAGATTTGATGCAAACTCCTTTAGACAATCTCCTCTGAATATAAATGAACAAGGAGAATAATTTTCACCCACTCAACTATACTCAAAATAACCCAGTCGAAAAATTGAGAACTTGCAAGATGCAATACTGGGCTGACTAAAAAGGAGTTTTTTTATGAAAGTTAATTATTTGCTCGCCCCTTTTATTTTAATGCCGCTATGTGTTTTCAGTCAGACTCATGATGATGTGACCACCTTAACGATTTCACAAAACCCGGAGAATAAAAACAGCCAAACCCTCACTTATTCAAATGAAATGGATAACTTAAAAAAAAACAAATCACTTAACCGCAATCTTGATTATCCAACTCAAATCATTCGTATGGATCAAAAAATAGAAAGTCAACAACTCACCTGTGATGAGGTAAATAACCAAATTGATAAAATCTTAGTGCAAAAAATAGTGAATGAACAATTTACTTATGCAATCTATATTAGTTGTATCTATAACCCAGAAACTAAATTAGCAACTCAATTTATTATTAGCAGTTATTTTGATCCTTTAAGCGATGAAGCAGTGACCTACTTGGAATCCTATCTCAGCGAATACAATGGCACTGATTTATTTGGAACGAAATATAAAATTGAGTCTGCCAAAGGTCTCATCATTTCATTAGAAGTTGCTGCGGGAATGAAAAAAAAGCCGAATAGACCTCCTTTTGTCGAGTATCACAAAGACCGTAGTAATTTCTACTTCAAAAGCAACTATGAAATGAAAAATAAGTTATTCACTGATATCTATCAAAATTTCTTTACTCCTGATCCTAATAAAATACTCCCCTTCCTCGATAAATGGGTTTCATCTCATGCAAGCTCCATTTATAAAGCGGTCTTAAGAGATTCTAATTATGTTGAGTTACAGCCGGAAAAAATTTTTCTTATGGAGAATGAAGAACTATTTGTATCTAACTTTAAACAGTATTTTGCGCATTATTGCGAGCCTTATGAAAACCATCGATGCTTGAATCCTGGTGGCAAAATAGATAATGAAGAAAATCTTTCGAAAGTAGCTTTGTAATTTATGAAATGAGTCATGCAACAAAACTCCCCCTCATCCCTCTTTATACACAGGATGAAGGGGATTCTATTTAACCCAATTCGGCTTCATAGGAAGGTATTTTTGTCGGTTTTAATTCGCCTTGCTCCTCGGCAATTGCTTTATCATTGACGATCTTAGTGACACAAGCATCAGACCATACATTTAAAGCAGTTTCTAACATATCAATTAAACCATAGAAAGGTAAAATAACCCCCATGAGCACGATAGGAACGTTCATACTGGATAATAGGCTAATGCTCAGGAAGAAACATCCCATAGGTACCCCAGCATTGCCAATAGCAGCAACTGTAGCAACGAATATCCACAAAACCATGGTACCGTAGGAAATGGGCATGCCATGATTCTGCATTAAATAAATTACCGTAGCAAAAATAAAGGCGGCACAACCATTCATGTTAATGCTGGTGCATAAAGGTAAAACAAAACGGCTTACTGCTGGCTTTACCTGCAAATTCTTTTCTATAGTATTCATGGTGACCGGTAAAGTCCCTACGGAAGACTTAGAAAAAAAAGCGACTGATAAAGCAGGAAGCATAGAACGCATTGCGGCAAAGGGTTGAATATTATTCTTTTTTAGCCATAAAGGTAAGACGACAAAACCTTGGACTAAATTGGCTAAAACAACGATCAGTAAATACTCACCAATCCCTTTGATATCCATACCGGAACGCAACTGAACTACTGTTGAGGTAATAAAGCCGAACAAGCCTAAAGGAATTACTGCGATAATCCAACGCG
This sequence is a window from Legionella cherrii. Protein-coding genes within it:
- a CDS encoding Lpg0189 family type II secretion system effector; its protein translation is MKVNYLLAPFILMPLCVFSQTHDDVTTLTISQNPENKNSQTLTYSNEMDNLKKNKSLNRNLDYPTQIIRMDQKIESQQLTCDEVNNQIDKILVQKIVNEQFTYAIYISCIYNPETKLATQFIISSYFDPLSDEAVTYLESYLSEYNGTDLFGTKYKIESAKGLIISLEVAAGMKKKPNRPPFVEYHKDRSNFYFKSNYEMKNKLFTDIYQNFFTPDPNKILPFLDKWVSSHASSIYKAVLRDSNYVELQPEKIFLMENEELFVSNFKQYFAHYCEPYENHRCLNPGGKIDNEENLSKVAL
- a CDS encoding dicarboxylate/amino acid:cation symporter translates to MCAAHQQQKKLIFSTPVIYALMIGLGIASGMSNVAVLKETGLLISDLFIKLFKCISLPIISLSIIVTLANYKTDGYMKKIWQRTIKYTFSTTVVAAVISCLLYLIIQPSSVQVNLDAQTTTSTSSLGYLGYLANIIPTNLLSPFLEQQVMGVLFLSIIIGIAVRQIPDEEARDTITRFFRGAHGMFLVMTRWIIAVIPLGLFGFITSTVVQLRSGMDIKGIGEYLLIVVLANLVQGFVVLPLWLKKNNIQPFAAMRSMLPALSVAFFSKSSVGTLPVTMNTIEKNLQVKPAVSRFVLPLCTSINMNGCAAFIFATVIYLMQNHGMPISYGTMVLWIFVATVAAIGNAGVPMGCFFLSISLLSSMNVPIVLMGVILPFYGLIDMLETALNVWSDACVTKIVNDKAIAEEQGELKPTKIPSYEAELG